Genomic window (Heptranchias perlo isolate sHepPer1 chromosome 11, sHepPer1.hap1, whole genome shotgun sequence):
gggaacaATGCagggactgggaatatcacaggtaatgggaataccgccTGGACcgggaatatcacaggtaatgggaataccgcccggaaTGGGAATATCACAGTTGATGGGATTACCGCCGGgaatgggaatatcacaggtaatgggaataccgcctggaatgggaatatcacaggaaatgggaataccgcccggaatgggaatatcacaggtaatgggaataccgcccggactgggaatatcacaggtaatgggaataccgccTGGACCtggaatatcacaggtaatgggaataccgcccggactgggaatatcacaggtaatgggaataccaCCCGGACagggaatatcacaggtaatgggaataccgcccggactgggaatatcacaggtaatgggaataccgACCGGACcgggaatatcacaggtaatgggaataccgcccagactgggaatatcacagggaatgggaataccgcccggaaTGGGAATATCACAGGGAATGGGAATACTGCCCGgaatgggaatatcacaggtaatgggaataccgcccggaaTGGGAATTTCACAGGTGATGGGATTACCACCGGgaatgggaatatcacaggtaatgggaataccgcctggaatgggaatatcacaggtaatgggaataccactgggaatgggaatatcacaggtaatgggaataccgcccggactgggaacatcacaggtaatgggaataatGCAGGGACTGGGAATACCACAGGTAATGGGAATAGCGCCAGGACTGGGAATttcacaggtaatgggaataaaGCCGGGACTGAGAATgtcacaggtaatgggaataacGCCGGGACTGAGAATGTCACAGGCAATTAGACtgggactgggaatatcacagttAATGGGAATAACAGGGACAGTGAGTATCTCAGGTAATGGGAAAAACGCCGGGCCTGGGAATATCAAAGGTAGTGGGAATAACGCCGGGACTGCGAATATCATGGGTAATGGGAAAACCACcgggactgggaatatcacaggtaaagGAAATTCCGCCGGGACTGGGAATATCGCAGTTATTGGGAATACCGTCGGGAATtggaatatcacaggtaatgggaatactGCCAGGAAAtggaatatcacaggtaatgggaatactgctgggaatgggaatatcacaggtaatgtGCATAACGCCGGGACTGGGtatatcacaggtaatgggaatagAGCTGGGAATGGGAATATCACATGTAATGGGAATACCACCAGCAATGGGAACATCACAGGTAATGGGACAATGCAGGGACTGGGAATACCACAGGTAATGGGAATAGCACTGGGACTGAGAATgtcacaggtaatgggaataatGCCGGTACTGAGAATGTCGCACGTAATGGGAGTAACGCCGGTACTAGGAATGTCACAGGTAATGGGCATTACGCCGAGACTGGGAATGTCAAAGGTAATGGGAATAACGCCGGGTCTGGGATTgtcacaggtaatgggaataacGCTGgtactgggaatatcacaggtaatgggaataatGCTGTGATGGGGtatatcacaggtaatgggaataacGATGGCAATGGGTATATCACAGGTAATGGAAATAATGCTGTGATTGGAtatatcacaggtaatgggaataatGCTGTGATTGGGtatatcacaggtaatgggaataacGATGGCAATGGGtatatcacaggtaatgggaataatGCTGGGACTGGGATGATCACAGGTAACGGGAATACCGCTGGGAATGGGAATATCACAGTTAATGGGCATAACGTCGGGACTGGGTATATCACAGGAAATGGGACTAATACAGGGACTGGGAATACCACAGGTAATGGGAATAGCCCCAGGACTGAGAAAgtcacaggtaatgggaataatGCCGGTACTTGGAATGTCACAGGTAATGGGCATAACACCGGGACTGGGATTGTCACAGGTAATAGGAATAATGCTGGTACTGGGAATATCACAAGCAGTTAGACtgggactgggaatatcacaatTAATGGGAATAACAGGGACAGGGAGTATCTCAGGTAATGGGAAAAATGGTGGGTGTGGGAATATCGCAGGTAATGGGAAGAATGCtgggactgggaatatcacaggtaattGGAATAACACcgggactgggaatatcacaggtaatgggaataatGCTGGGACTGGGAGTAACACACGTAATGGGAATACCGCTGGgaatgggaatatcacaggtaatgtGAATACCGCCGGGACTGGGAATAACAAAGGTAATGGGAATAACACcaggactgggaatatcacaggtaatgggaataacaccaggaccctgaatatcacaggtaatgggaataccgcTGGGATTGGGAttatcacaggtaatgggaaaATGGTCGGgaatgggaatatcacaggtaatgggaataatgatgggactgagaatatcacaggtaatgggaattTTGCTGTGATTGGGActatcacaggtaatgggaataacAATGGGACTGGGAATAACACAGGGAATGGGAATTATGCTGTGATTGGGACTCTCCCAGGTAATGGGAATAACAATGGGACTGGGAATATCTAAGGTAgttacactgggactggcaatatcacaggtaatgggaacaGCGCtgggactgggaatatcacaggcaGTTACACTGGGATTGGGAATAACACAGGCATTGGGAATAATGCTGTGACTGGGAACAGACAAATAATGGGAAAAACGCTGGCAATGGGTATATCACAGGTAATGGAATAATACTGGGACAGGGTATATCACAGGTAATGGAATATTGCtgggactgggaatatcacaggtaatgggaataccgccAGGACTGGGAATATCAACAGGTAATGGGAATAATGCAGGGACTGGGAATAccacaggtaatgggaataatGCCGGTACTGGGAATATCACGGGTAATGGGAATAACAATGGGACTGGGAATAACACAGGTAATGGGAATTATGCTGTGATTGGGACTATCCAAGGAAATGGGAATAACAATGGGACTGGGAATATCTGAGGCAGTTACACTGGGACAGGcaatatcacaggtaatgggaacaGCACtgggactgggaatatcacaggcaGTTAGACTGGGACTGGGAATTTCATAGGCATTGGGAATAATGCTGTGACTGGGAACACACAAGTAATGGGAAAAACGCTGGCAATGGGTATATCACAGGTAATGGAATAATGCtgggactgggaatatcacaggtaatgggaataatGCAGGGACTGGGAATACCACAGGTAACGGGAATAGCGCCTGGACTGGGATTATCACAGGTAAAGGGAATACCGTtgggactgggaatatcacaggtgaTGGGAATAATGCcaggactgggaatatcacaggtaaagGGAATAATGCTGGgaatgggaatatcacaggtaatgggaataccaCCAGGAATGGGAATATCACAGTTAATGGGAATACAGCTGGGAATGGGAATATCACATGTAATTGGAATACCTCTGGGAATGGGAATATCACATGGAATGGGAATACTGTcaggactgggaatatcacagttaatgggaatgccactgggaatgggaatatcacaggtaatgggcATAACGCTGGGATTGGGAATATCACATTTAATGGGAATACCACTGGgaatgggaatatcacaggtaatgggaatagCACCacgactgggaatatcacaggtaatgggtGGGCGCcgggactgggaatatcacaggtaatgggaaaACGCCGGGatcgggggaatatactggcatggattgagaattggttgacagacaggaaacagagagtaggaataaacgggtctttttccgggtggcaggcagtgactagtgggataccgcagggatcagtacttgggccccaactattcacaatgatttggatgagggaactaaatgtaacatttccacgtttgcagacgacacaaagctggggtggaatgtgagctgtgaggaggatgcaaagaggctccaatgtgatttagacaagttgggtgagtgggcaagaacatggcagatgcagtataacgtggataaatgtgtggttatccactttggttataaaaacagaaaggcagattattatctgaatggtgatagattgggaatagtggaggtgcaacgagacttgggtgtccttgtacaccagtcgctgaaagtgagcattcaggtgcagcaaacagttaggaaggcgaatggtacgttggcctgcattgcaagaggatttgagtacaggaacaggggtgtgttactgcagttatacagggccttggtgaaaccacatctggagtattgtgtgcagttttggtctccttatctgaggaaggatgtccttgccatggagggagtgcaacaaaggtttaccagactgattcttgggatggcaggattgacgtatgaggagagattggatcgattaggcctatattcactagagtttagaagaatgagaggtgatctcttcgaaacatataaaattctaacaggattagacagactagatgcagggaggatgttcccgatggctggggagtccagatccaggggtcacagtcccaggatacggggtatgccatttagaactgagatgaggagaaatttcttcactcagagggtggttaacctgtggaattctctaccacagaaggcagtggaggccaagtcattagatgtattcaagaaggagatagatatatttcttaatgctaaagggatcaagggatatggggaaaaagcgggaacagggtactgagttagacgatcagccatgatcattttgaatggcggagcaggcccaaagggccgaatggcctactcttgctcctattttctatgtttctatgattgggaatatcacaggtaatgggaataacGTCAGGACTGGGAATATCACGGATAATGGGAATAAAGCTGGGACTGGGAATGTCACAGGTAATAGGAATAATGCCGCGAGTGGGAATGTCACAAGTAATGGGAATAACGCTGGGACTGAGAATGTCACAGGTAATGAGCATAAATCTGGGACTGGGAATGTCACAGGTGATGGGAATAACACTGGGACTGGGATTGTCACAGGTAATGGAATAATGCTATGATTGGTtatatcacaggtaatgggaatatCGCTGGGCCTGGGAATATCACAGGCAGTTAGACTGGGattgggaatatcacaggtaatcGGAATAACATGGACAGGCACTATCTCAGGTAATGAGAATAATGCTGGGACTGGcaatatcacaggtaatgggatTAATGCTGGGACTAGAAATATCACGGGTTATGGGAATAATAGTGGGACTGGGAttatcacaggtaatgggaataatGCTGGGACTGagaatatcacaggtaatgggagTTATGCTGTGATTGGGActatcacaggtaatgggaataacGATGGGACTGGGAATAACACAGGCAGTTATGCTGGTCTGGGAATATCTCACATATTGGGAATAACGTTGGGACTTGGAATATTACAGATAATGGGAATAACACTGGGCCAGGGAATATCACAGGTCATGGGAACTATGCtgggactgggaatatcacagatATTTGGAAATGCGATGGGACTGGGAAAATCAGAGGCAGTTACACtgggactgggaatatcacaggtaatgggaacaGCGTTGAGACTGGAAATATCACAGGCAGTTACACTGAACTGGAAATATCACAGGTAATAGGAATAATGCTgtgactgggaatatcacaggtaatgggaataatGCTGGCAATGGGtatatcacaggtaatgggagTAATGTTGGGATTGGTAcatcacaggtaatgggaataacGCTGAGACTGGGAAcatcacaggtaatgggaataacGCTAAATATGAGAATATGACAGGTAGTGGGAACAGCGCtgggactgggaatatcacaagCAGTTACACTGAACTAGAAATATCACAGGTAATAGGAATAATGCTgtgactgggaatatcacaggtaatgggaataacGCTGGTAATGGGTATATCACAGGGAATGGGAGTAATGTtgggactgggaatatcacaggtaatgggaataacgtcaggactgggaatatcacaggtaatgggaataacatcgggactgggaatatcacaggtaagGGGAATAATGTcgggactgggaatatcacaggtaatgggaataatGTCGGGACTGGGAATACCACAGGTAAAGGGAATAATGCCGGGACTGGGAAAATCACAGGTAATGGTAATAACACCGGGAATGGGAATATCACATGTAATGGGAATAATGCCAGGAATAGGAATATCACAAGTAATGCGAATAACGCcaggactgggaatatcacaggtattGCAATGATGCGGGACTGGGAATATCAGAGGTAATGGGAACAGCGCCGGGACTGGaaatatcacaggtaatgggaacaGCACGGGACTGGAAATATCAGGTAATGGGAACAGTGCCAGAACTGGGACTATCACcgggactgggaatatcacaggtaatggtAATAGCGCCGGGACTGGGGAGTAACGCCAGGACTGGGAAAATCAAAGAAAATGGGAATAACCCTGGggctgggaatatcacaggtattGGGACTAACACTGGGACTGGGATTATCACGGGTATTGGGAATAATGCCGGCACTGGCAATATCACAGATAATGGGAATAATGTGTGACTGGGAATATCACAAGTAATGGGAATAATGCCGGCACTGGCAATATCACAGATAATGGGAATAATGTGTGACTGGGAATATCACAAGTAATGGGAATAATGTGTGACTGGGAATATCACAAGTAATGGGAATAATGCCAGGACTGGGATTGTCACAGGTAATAGGAATAACGTCGGGACTGAGATAGTCACCAGGCAGTTAGACagggactgggaatatcacaggtaatgggaataatGCTGTGATTGGGTATATCACAGGTAATGGGtatatcacaggtaatgggaataatGCTGGGACTAGGAAAATTACAGGTAATGGGAATAATGCTGGGACTAGGAAAATTACAGGTAATGGGAATAATGCTGGGACTGGGAttatcacaggtaatgggaataacTCTGGGACTGGGAttatcacaggtaatgggaataacGATGGGACTGAGAATATCACAAGTAATGGGAGTTATGCTATGATTGGGACTATCACAGGTAATTGGAATAACAAtgggactgggaatatcacaggcaGTTACGCTGGTTTGGGAATATCACACATATTGGGAATAACACTGGGACTTGGAATATCACAAATAATGGGAATAACACTGGATCCGGGAATATCACAGGTCATGAGAATTATGCgaggactgggaatatcacagatATTTGGAAAAGCGATGGGACTCGGAAAATCAGAGGCAGTTACACtgggactgggaatatcacaggtaatgcGAATAGCGCTGGGACTGGGAATATTACAGGCAGTTACACTGGGACAGGGAGTATCTCAGGTAATGGGAATAATGCTGTGACTGGGAACATCACAAGTAATGGGAATAACGCTGGCAATGGAtatatcacaggtaatgggaataatactgggactgggaatatcacaggtaatgggaataacACAGGGACTGGGAATAccacaggtaatgggaataacACTGGGACTGGGAATAccacaggtaatgggaataacGCCGGGACTGAGAATgtcacaggtaatgggaataatGCTGGTACTGGGAATGTCACAGGTAATGGGATTAACACTGGGACTGGGAATATCACGAGTATATGGGAATAATGCTGGGACTGGGATTATCACAGGTAATTGGAATAATGATGGGACGGAATATCACCGGCAGCTACActggactgggaatatcacatgTATTGTGAATAATGCTGGGATTGGGAATttcacaggtaatgggaataatGCTGGGACTAGGAATttcacaggtaatgggaataatGCTGGGACTGGGAATATCAGAGTTATTTGGAAAAGCGATGGGACtgggaaaatcacaggctgttACACTGGGATTGGGAATATCACAGATAATGGGAACACTGCTgtgactgggaatatcacaggtaatgggaataatGCTGAGACGTGGAATACCACAGGCAACAGGAGTAATGCcgggactgggaatatcacaggtaattAGAATAACGCAGTGACTGGGACTATCACATGTAACAGGAAGAACACTGGGACTGagaatatcacaggtaatggga
Coding sequences:
- the LOC137326828 gene encoding cysteine-rich, acidic integral membrane protein-like is translated as MTNGVCRRRCRCCGNGNTARTGNITGNGNTARNGNITWNGNTARTGNITGNGNTARTGNITGNGNTARTGNITGNGNTDRTGNITGNGNTAQTGNITGNGNTARNGNITGNGNTARNGNITGNGNTARNGNITGDGITAGNGNITGNGNTAWNGNITGNGNTTGNGNITGNGNTARTGNITGNGNNAGTGNITGNGNTAWTGNITGNGNTARNGNITVDGITAGNGNITGNGNTAWNGNITGNGNTARNGNITGNGNTARTGNITGNGNTAWTWNITGNGNTARTGNITGNGNTTRTGNITGNGNTARTGNITGNGNTDRTGNITGNGNTAQTGNITGNGNTARNGNITGNGNTARNGNITGNGNTARNGNFTGDGITTGNGNITGNGNTAWNGNITGNGNTTGNGNITGNGNTARTGNITGNGNNAGTGNTTGNGNSARTGNFTGNGNKAGTENVTGNGNNAGTENVTGN